In Hemicordylus capensis ecotype Gifberg chromosome 4, rHemCap1.1.pri, whole genome shotgun sequence, the genomic window aatcatgatttaagtagatctgatttaaatcaaaactcTGTTAATTTATGAATTAGCACTTTACAGGGTACACACTTTAAATTGCAGAAGCATAGTAAACAAGTTTTGTGAAGAATTCTGTTTCTATGAAAAAGTGGAATTATTATCATGCTTTGTCTGGCTACATAATGATGTGACAATATCTAATTTGACAATATGAAGTCTGTTAGATAATGAAGTTGAGACTTTGTTTATCCTGATTAGCAATGACAGAATTCTCCACTGCACTTCTCCCTAATTATGCTTCTACAACTTCCTAAATATGTTTCCAAATAAACGCCAAATGATGTGTTACTTTGGCAATGACCCAGAGCATGAAGTCTCATTCCTTTTCAAAAGGAAAGGTCTCAAGcatggcattttaaaataaagcaatgATTAActgatttgattgtggatttAAATGTATTTCTGCTCTAAATGTTAGAACTGGCTTTGCAGAATCTATTCTAAAGAAACTGAAACATGTATATGATGAAAATAATCTATCACTTAGTTGGCATTCTTCTGGTCAGATTGTCCTATGACTAAAAgtgccttgcatttgaggggcttgATGCTTGACATGGAAGTACTTATACATTTAAATGAACATGTCAAAGCTATTTTTCTTCTCTTGGCTCCAGAATTAGAGCTAAATTTAAATGAGGAAAGGGAATAGGAAACTTTTGGAAGATAACAgaaagcaaagttggagtggaAATAACAAAATCAGAAAACAGGTATGCTTGACTATGGAGCTATAACAGCAGACCAAATAAGATAGACTTAGGTGCAGATTTTGAGGTCTGCATGGCATCTTGAGCTGCATAGCTGGCTCAGATCATAATAAAATGAGTGAACGTGACCACGATATTGAATTAGACATGATTGCTTTCTGTACACAAATTGTCTTGAACATTTATTCTTGTTGGATTTCAGGCATCAAAGAACATTGGAAAGAGAAGTAAAAAAGtgacgaagaagaagaaaaagaaaaagatgctgCAAAAAGACTTCCTTGAAATCATGCAGGAGACCTTAGAAGAGGGTCAGAATGATGATGAGCACTTCCTTTCTGATTATCCTGTTTTAATGAAAAAGGATGAAGAAAACTGTGAAAATGGAGATGTTCTGCTTGATGAGCTTCATctgaaagaaaaatgggaaaactATTGGGGCAAGTATGGAGAAGGATTGCTATGGCAAAGTTGGCAGGAAAAACACAAAGATATAGATTCCGGACTTCTGGATGTCTCTGAGCCTTGGAATAATCCTGAAGTGAAGGAAAGGTGGGAGCAGCATTATAGTGAGCTATACTGGTATTACTGGGAACAGTTTCACTACTGGGCAAATCAAGGTTGGACTGTTGACATTGCACAAAACAGTGGCTCAGAAACTAACACAAGTAGACTGGAAATGATGCAGCCAGGAGAAACTCATCATATTGGTACAGATGACAAGTGTGGAGAAATGCAGAACCCAGAACTTTATTCTCATCTCCCTTCCAGTACTACCTGTACAAAAAATCCTACTGAAAATGATGAACACTATGACGAAGTTCTTCCTGACATCAGTAAAATGAATCTGAACTCAGAAGAAGCAGAGCAGAACAAATTGGAAAACATGGTTGATAGTAATGGTCATCGGGCGCTGAGTTTAACCAGCATCGCAAGGCACTGTCCTGGTGATTCTGGCCAGACTGAGGAGTCTGCTGAGGGAACAAGGGAAGAAAGTGTGTCTTCTGAAAACAGATTGTCAAACCAGACAAGTTAGTATACCAGTGTTAAGAAATCCATTTTCTTAACTAAGTTTTTAAAGAGGGAATTTAGGGTGTGTAGCACTGTAAAATACTACCAAACAGCAGTGGCCCAGTTCAAGCTTCTGAGTTTGGAAGTGGTTTGTTGGATCAAGAACAAGTGAGGAACTCAAGGATTCCCTTCTCTCTTCATGCACCTGTCCTCCAAGGAGACTTCCCATTTAATTAGACCACAGTTTGCTATCATGTCCAAACCAGGAAACTCTGGTTTGAACCCTACAAGCCAGGATTGTGAACcagatcaaaccatggtttccaaTCTGATTTTCAAGGAGTAATTGGATGCCACAGCAGACCAGGAAATCACCTTTGAAGCCAGGCAtgcaagggaaggagaaaagggaaTCAGTGTTCCCGCTAAGAAACAAGTTTtgtttatgtctgctcagttcatttagatcccacttaggttggatcaggaaggccccactctgaatgcatgtgcacgcacaccgccttgatactgctgcttggaacaaaactcattccgcacgcGGATGAAAAAAAATGGAACACTGAAGGGGAGCACTTGAGCTCATTGCGTGTTCCTGGAAACATGCTATCTGAACTGGGTCAATGATTCATATGAATCCTTGTTCCATTTTAACACAAGGATTCTATCTCTTGTCTTTGGAGGTGGGAATATTTGTCATGGCAGTTTGGAAGAGGAGCATCTGGTGTAGGACAACATATCAGGTGTTGTCTGTCACGTCAGTGTGATGTCTGTACAAAGAGATGTGAAAAgaattatgattgattgattgatttctataccacccttccaaaaatggttcagggtggtttacacagagaaataataaataaataagatggatccctgtccccaaagggctcacagtctaaaaagaaacacaagatagacagcagtaacagtcactggaggtactgtgctggaggtgggtagagccagttactctccccctgctcaataaagagaatcaccacggtaaaaggtgcctctttgccaagttagcaggggttattgatTCTTTGTTGATATTTTTCTGGCTTCCATAGACCTGTGGCTGCTTCATGGTTAGCTTTTTTCAGTGAAGGACAGTGTTGTAATAGAAGaggtggttttattttattttattttaattcatttatatGCCTCCTGACTCCTATGGCGCTAGGTGGTtcataaaagtttaaaacattcacCTGATGAAGTGCAAGTGCTTGATACAGGCAACCTGGATGCCACTAGAGAATATAAGCGACTTTGTTGTACCACAGTGGATATACTAGCATTAGGCTCCTGAATGTGGTGTCTGCAGGCCACCCCACCCATCAGGATGTTTACTAGCTTTTTACAAGCAAGTTTCTCAAGCAAGTTTATGACAAGCCCGAGAGCAAAGCCCCAGAATACgcactgaattttaaaaagaggatgaGAAGAAAGAGGTGGAGAGGCAAGGAAAGTGGCTACAACAGTTGATTGGCTAGGGGTCCACTCACTTGCTCCTTCAGTCCCTGGCCAACTGGACTGGCTGTTGGTCAAGCTGGTGAGGTACAACCTGGCTCAGCGACAGCAAGAATTGGAGAAAGAGAGGAGCAGGAGATGAAGCCATGTCAGGGGCAAAAAGTGTTTTGTGTGTGAGTGCTCATGCTGTCATTAATGCTGCAGCTGGGAGTAAGCAGCTTGAATACAAGGTGCAATATGTCTGAGACTGATGTTTGAAGTCCACTGTTGGTGTCTAGGACTTGCGGGTGGGGTAATTGTCACATTGTATGCAGTTCACTACATTAGACAATAGAATTAAGCAGTTTAACACCCTATACAGGAAATAGATTTAACTGCACACTTTAAATACATTGGGTGGCATCCAGAGTGTGCCACTGGTGTATTGGTTCTCACATCTCTTTCCTAGTGAAGTTCTCAGAACCTCCCGAAAGCTGTTTCTGAGGAAAGAAGGACCTTTAGCAGCGGCATATGTGGTGAGCAGAGCCTCCACTAGCTGTTCCTCCCCCTGTAGCTCCCCACACCTCATCCCATACTGTTTCTAAAGGCCCCTCACATCTCAGCAATGGCTTTGTGAGGGGCTCGGGGAGATTCAGTAGAGAAGAAGGGGACAGGGAAACACCCTACACTGGTGCATGTTGTACTAGTAGTACAGTTTGGGTGCAGAGTGTACATTGTGGAGCGCCATTAAGAAGATGCTTTCCCTTTTTCCATGTTAGTTTCACAGGGGTCATCAAAAGCATGTTCAGATGTCACAGGAAGGGGATCACACAACagtgatgaggaggaggaagagccacCAGAACAGAAGCAAGTCAAGTTGAAGAGGAGGTAGGTTATCTTTCATCTTCTGTAATCCTGTTTTAGAGGTTTATAAACTTACTGGTTGCTATTGTTAACAACATTTCGCTAACAAGCTtcattgcttgtttgttttagctAGTATCAGATACTCTGAAGAAATGGAGACTTTTCTCTTCTCTATTGCATGCCCATAGGACTTATTTCCTTTGAAATGATTTATGCTACGCTGTGTGGGAAAGATTCTGATAGCCTTGCAGAATGCCTCTTCTTAAACTACATTCTAACTTTTGAGCTACAAGTAGTTATGTCAGTTTTGCTGGAGAGTTGAGGTAGGTGTTTGAAACAATCCTAGGCAAAAATAAAACTTCAGGTAATACTTCAGATGTTCTTCAATAACTGCGCAAAAACTGGGTTGTGACAACTAGATCATTTCTGTcattgttaaaatgctggaaaatgtttttcttttaattgaaAGGCACAGACACATCTCACCATGGCAGTGTATGCCTTaattatagtggctgacatccagacaaacatTGGGTTGGTAAAAGAACATTTTtaattgggcaaggggaaggAGTAACTTTTGGCACTTTTCCTCAGCAGCCACCTACACCTCtgaaaaatatgtacctgagggtcccacaaccctcaggACATATTTTCGTGAGGCTCAGGCAGCTACAGAGGCAAGGGGGGTTGGGAAAAATCACCCCTCCTACTGTGTATACAAGATGCAAAACACACTTCTGCCAGTGAAACATTAGTTTGCATGTTGGCCAATTGGTTTGGATAactgcaacatgctctatgtggaaCCGCCTTTCAAAAGTGCCCACACACTTCAGCAAGATCGAATTGTGGTGGCTAGTCTATGGAACGATGTCCTcccttctaaggcatgtgcacacacgtAAGCTTTTTGAtatctgttcagttaattttagattccgctttGATTGAATGAGGAAGGCCCCGTTCTAAATGCACATGTGgacacactgcctcgatactgctgcctggaacaaaactcattccacacacagatgaaaaaaattagtggGAACATTGCTGTGAACTGGAGGTTGTTACTAGGATTATGTGAGTTCCTTGTTGTAGTGGTTATATTGATTTCTAATCTATTTCTGGGTCCAGTTAAAAGTgcagattttggtttttaaagccctttgtGATTTATGACAGAATCCTGGTCATAAACCatctaacattttaaaaaccaaaagcaaCATTTAATGACTACCTCCTCGCAATGAACCTGCCTAGTTGCTGAAATCCTCTGTGTCCCACCAAATATCAACTGCATTTAGTTGGCACTCAGCAGAGAGTTttcttggtggcagcagcctggCTATGGAAATCTCTGCCGAGGGAGGTTTGCCTTTCCCCTTCATTATTAATGTATTTAAACCCACTAAGTGGACAAAGACgaatcttttaaagtggtggttctcttatatttaacagaggGGAAGCAACTGTATGTATTCagtcagttaagatctgtaggagaggccctcttggtagtgtCACCATTGTCAGCAGATAAAGGGGTAGGGCCacatgagagggctttctctatggtggcccctaggttgtggaatgccctcccctctgaggtgcacCAAGCTCCGACATTttgtacattcaggagaatggtgaaggcgcagctctttaccctggcctttgactagagaggtagtggttcttcccctctattttttttactggttttgattttatgatgctgaattttaattatgttttatattggttttattgtaacctgctctgagaccttttgGTATAGGACGGgcaagaaatgtaaataaataaatattcaggcCCATGCAGCATTCCTGTATtcattgttgctggtgtctatatttccttttagattgtgctccgttttggaacagggaactagaggtgtgcacaaaactggctggtttggtttgagtcctaACTGGACCCAGAatgagccagtttggttttgtctcccattagaaacacacacaccccgcaccagCTGTGCAGTTCGGGGAAGGGTTCACTAACATTTTTTGTTGaagaaaatctttttaaaagtattttccttctccaaggccatggggttCCATGGCAGTTCCACGGAAGTtaccccgccggccttccttatgacccggccatgcaggggcccattgtgcatgtgtggtggactCCAATATGGCTGacacaatgggggaaaggcccgggACGGGCCAAAGATTGCCCAAACCGGGTACTTTTTGACataaggaagggggtggggaaacctCTGTGAACcccctgtggcctcagagaagcccgcCAGAGGGTGTAAGTACTAAAAAAcaattcccccccaaaaaagctaatcGAACCAGTGCAGTGTCGAGCCGGctcaacatcaaaccagtttgcatatTGCTACAAGGCACCATCTTCCTATTAGGTTCTATGTTAACTgatttgagaacttttctgttgaaaagcaatatagctGGTTTTTAATGGCTTCTCTGGTTGGTCTTCTCTAGAGTCTCTGTCTCCTGTCTAATtagtatttttattgttgttgatgATTTTGTGCACTGAACCAGCTTTATAATTTAAATGGAAAGGCAGAATTAAGTTAACCAATTTGTAAAGTGTTTTATAACTTTATAAGTACTTAAAAATTAATTCACTCTTATGTTGGAAGACAAAATAAGCAACAAAATTTTATCGCCACCACATGTTTATCTTCTTGCTATGGATTGTAACACAAGCATTATGGTTTCTTTCTAGCCATGAACTGGATGCTGAAGAACAACCACCAGCAGATCCAGAAACAATTTGTTGTCTTTTGGGACTCAAACATGGCACAGGACAAAAGTAAGAAGTGCACAAATGTTTTCCTCAAAATACTCGTTAATTTTGAGTACCTTCGGTCAGAGTAATATCATTGATTTTACGTGTGTAATGATATGATACAGATTGATACAAATTGATTAAATTAATCCTTTTTTCCTGCAGTACCATTAAAGGACACTCTAAGGTACAGTTCCTACAGGAACTCACGATGCAGTAAAATTATTATAGCATGACTTACTGTATTCCTAAACTTATAAAGAAGTACAAAAAGTAAATCCATAGAGAAGTAgccttacttatttattataaataaattatttgtttCCACTCACAGTTCATATGTGGACTCTTCAGATGCTAGATTATTTCAGTGTGTGAGTcattggggctgttctcacgcacagccaaaactgggctagtgAAGTCAAGCCCGTCTTGCCTGTaaatgagaaccactgggatcgggcccagtcTCAGCGGCatacccaccaagccagccaccctcctaaacggggttaagagagtgagcattcgctcttttaaccccattttttggatAGTCTGGGAGTCTCCCGGTCggtggggatcccccccccattcctccCCATTGCTTGAGGAGGGAACTACACATCTGGGTGCATGCTCTCCAGGCCCAGACTCTTCACAAGGATTGTCCataggggaggtaagcttttgaaggcttcctcccctcaccccttttgtgCCCTTTCTCCTGTTGTGAAAAGGGGCTCCGTGTGTTTCCAAAATTAGTACCAAATATATATTAAATCATGTCAAACCACGTGGCTAGCTCAAGGCCTTTGCCTGCTTGAGGCAGGCCATGAAGTAGTGCCCCTACATTGCAAGCCCCACCCTCTGGGCTGGAGCCCATAGATGACATTCCTTTTCCTGGctctttcttttccctttgcTGCCTTCTCGGTTCTTGCCCCTCTTTGTTTTCTTCcctcttctttccccaccccctgggcTGGAGCCTGTGGACGAcacccctcttctctcttccttcacTGGTCTTCCTTCTGCGAGCACTCACCTGCTGCAGCTGTGCTTACTGTAGCAGTGTGCACCTGACTGTTTTGCCTACTCAGAGTCTGTCTGTGGTcactgctcactcacttgcccattCCTCCATTTCTCACTGCTATTTGTTTCCCCAGCTGTGAGTCTCTTCCTTGGAGCTCCAATGGGATGCTTGACTGAACTGAAGGAGACAAGTGGAGAAATGTGGTACTGGGAAGACAAGTGGAAGCAACCAACAGAGGAATGAGTGGGCGACGATGATGACTAGATAGACTTGGAGCAGGAGAAAGCCAGATGCACTTTCTTACAATATGAGCAGGAGCAGGCGGGCAAGGCAGAATGTGCCCAGGAGAGGGGGAGGCTAGCAGGCATAAAAATAAAGAAGTGTCCTCTGGGggcaaagaaagaggaaagaacaAGGAGGGGcaagggaggggagtggggaagaagagatatacatatatatatacaccaaTAAACTTGtataacattttaataaatatttttacaGTGTGAACAATGTTGACGTAAATGCCCTTGTGGCCCAGTAACTTTGACACTCCTGTAAAGCCCTATTGGTAATAAGATACAAATGTATCAAACTTAATCTGTTAGTAAATGTGGCCACTGTCACAAAACTCTTTTCAAGTCCTACTGAAGAAggccttagccacctaatggtgtagcagggaactgacttgactagcaagccagaggttgccgattcgaatccccagaaacacctatatcgggcagcagcaatataggaagatgctgaaaggcatcatcacatactatgcaggagatggcaatggtaaacccctcctgtattctaccaaagacaaccacagggctatgtggtcaccaggagtagacaccaactcgatggcacactttacctttaaagaagggtctgctcaactttggccaccatcctgtttttggcctacaactcccataatccccagctgcagtggtcaatagccagggtttatgggagttgtaggccaacctgcagtagggctgaagttgagcaagcctgcctTAAAGTGTAGAACACACCTCTGATAAATATACAGTGAAGCTAAGAAcgttttctttccctgccccatCCTACCAGATAAAAACCATCTTCCCAAAAGCTTGCCCTAACTACTTTTTCACTAAGAATTAAAATTAATCTGCTTTTCTCCAGATACAAGGGCATTTCTGGTTTCAGTGAGAGAAGAGTGACCTGTTTCAATAAAAATATGAAGTTTAAGTCTAAATC contains:
- the TGS1 gene encoding trimethylguanosine synthase isoform X3 codes for the protein MRKGNRKLLEDNRKQSWSGNNKIRKQASKNIGKRSKKVTKKKKKKKMLQKDFLEIMQETLEEGQNDDEHFLSDYPVLMKKDEENCENGDVLLDELHLKEKWENYWGKYGEGLLWQSWQEKHKDIDSGLLDVSEPWNNPEVKERWEQHYSELYWYYWEQFHYWANQGWTVDIAQNSGSETNTSRLEMMQPGETHHIGTDDKCGEMQNPELYSHLPSSTTCTKNPTENDEHYDEVLPDISKMNLNSEEAEQNKLENMVDSNGHRALSLTSIARHCPGDSGQTEESAEGTREESVSSENRLSNQTISQGSSKACSDVTGRGSHNSDEEEEEPPEQKQVKLKRSHELDAEEQPPADPETICCLLGLKHGTGQKYKGISGFSERRVTCFNKNMKFKSKSLDMRRTIKTKNKHTYFTEESEVSLCKMSKTLNKVEKFLKQVNEPVEETAHDLSFQDKVGHTSTSSGSEEQENDYGTQNNLNLQNCALLSTSSVSCEVKRNSLEKQCEEMVMIAASVCNSQEAEPGEECSLGRQLVPLDIPDYLQMETEGEVNTAKKKKKKKKKKNRTTQSLPPEIATDPELTKYWAQRYRLFSRFDEGIQLDREGWFSVTPEKIAEHIAERVRQCFNSDIIVDAFCGVGGNAIQFALAAKRVIAIDIDPVKISLARNNAEVYGVAEQIDFICGDFMLLASGLKADVVFLSPPWGGPEYATAEIFDIQTMISPNGFEIFKLSQNITKSVVYFLPRNADIDQVASLAGPGGKVEIEQNFLNNKLKTITAYFGDLIRPDMP